The genome window GTTACCGGTTCCGCCGGCGGACTCGGAAAGGCGATGGCGGAACATTTCGCCAAAAAAGGGGCAAAAATCGTCCTTTCGGACATATCTGAAGAAAAACTGAAAGAAGCCGAAAACGACATCAAAGCTTTAGGAGCGGAAGTATTCTCTTTCAAAGCGGACGTATCCAAAGAAGAAGATGCAGAAAAGCTTATGCAGTCTGCGGTGAAACATTTCGGAAGTTTGGATGTCGCGGTATTGAATGCGGGAATCTTAAGAGACGGTCTTCTCGTAAAGACGGATAAGGAAACCGGCAAAGTCGTTTCTAAAATGTCCTTATCGAATTGGCAATCCGTCATCGACGTGAATCTTACCGGAGTGTTTCTTACCGGAAGAGAAGCCGCGATTCAGATGATCGAAAGCAAAAGCAAAGGAGTTATTATCCCGATTGCTTCCGTCGCTATGCATGGTAATCCGGGACAAACGAATTATTCTGCCGCAAAAGCCGGCGTTGCCGCAATGACGAAACTGTGGGCAAAAGAATTAAGTAGATACGGCATTCGTGTGGCAGGCATTGCACCCGGATTTATAAAAACAGAAATGGTAATGAAGGATATGAATCCGGAAGCATTAAAAAAATGGGAAGCTCTTATACCGATTGGTAGATTAGGAGAACCTTATGAAATCGCTCTCACTGCCGAGTTCATTGCTAACAATGATTTAGTGTCCGGAGTTGTATTAGAAATTTCAGGTGGAGTAAAAATTTAATCGGAAATCATTTTTTTAAGAAAAGAACTTTACACTAAGATAAAATTATAATACAATAGACCGTAATTTACCGAATTAAGATTTACTAGTTTAACAAAACTGAATGGACTTAAAACGGTAAAGCGAGTCTAAAAAGAAAAGCATCTTCTTCTTTTAGAAATAAAAAAAAGAGTAAAACAATGTCTAAAGAAAAATCAGCATTAAAGAAAAACCAGTTGGAATCGGCAATTCGCGGAATCAAGGGGATCGCTCACCCGGACCGTCTGCAGATTCTTTTCTTCCTATCTCAGAAAGAACACAGCGTAGGTGAACTCGTGGATTTATTGGGAATCAGCCAATCTGCGGCTTCCCAACACCTGAGCAAAATGAAGATCAACGGAATTCTTTCCAGCAGAAAAGAATCCAACCAAGTCTTCTACTATCTGAAAGACGGAAAATACAAGGATCTGATCCGTACGATCGTAAAAATCTACGGATAATCCTTAAAAAATCACTTTCAAAATACGTTATGTACCCTCTTCCTCATCGAGGAGGGTTACATACTCTCTCACCGCATCGCTCAATTTCGTAAAACCACCGTTATAACCCGTTTTCAGCAGTTTTATCGTATCGGCGCAAGTATAGTATTGATATTTCGCCTTTAAGGATTCGGGCATTTCAGTATACTCTATGTTCTTCGGAAGTTTCAACGTATCGAAGATCGCGGAAACCAAATCGTTCCAGGTTTCGGCGATTCCTCTTCCGAGGTTGTAAAGGCCTCCGTGACCGCCAAACGCCAGATAGGCGGTGATCTTTGCGGCGTCCTTCGCGTATAAAAAGTCCCGTTTTTGTTCCCCGTCCTTGTATTCCGGCTTATAGGATTTAAAAAGACGGATCTTTCCCTCTTTTTTGATCTGCTCGTAACCCTTCAACACGACGCTTCTCATATCCCCTTTGTGCCCTTCTCCGTAACCGAACAC of Leptospira sanjuanensis contains these proteins:
- a CDS encoding ArsR/SmtB family transcription factor; this translates as MSKEKSALKKNQLESAIRGIKGIAHPDRLQILFFLSQKEHSVGELVDLLGISQSAASQHLSKMKINGILSSRKESNQVFYYLKDGKYKDLIRTIVKIYG
- a CDS encoding SDR family oxidoreductase, which produces MDIKGKTVLVTGSAGGLGKAMAEHFAKKGAKIVLSDISEEKLKEAENDIKALGAEVFSFKADVSKEEDAEKLMQSAVKHFGSLDVAVLNAGILRDGLLVKTDKETGKVVSKMSLSNWQSVIDVNLTGVFLTGREAAIQMIESKSKGVIIPIASVAMHGNPGQTNYSAAKAGVAAMTKLWAKELSRYGIRVAGIAPGFIKTEMVMKDMNPEALKKWEALIPIGRLGEPYEIALTAEFIANNDLVSGVVLEISGGVKI